The following proteins are encoded in a genomic region of Ammospiza caudacuta isolate bAmmCau1 chromosome 3, bAmmCau1.pri, whole genome shotgun sequence:
- the C3H1orf131 gene encoding uncharacterized protein C1orf131 homolog, whose product MGPREPRHRLEAVLGALYDLGEEPGGGRRAAEDGEARAVPPTVEEEEEEQEERREPQPAAAGGRRGARGFFGELRAELSAAGPAPPAPAGPPAVEVVVFRGRKRKERHGPSAAPAGPAQTQIVNEEKNALRQEFNFEKARLEVHKFGITGYKKQEQRVWEQERAIMLGAKPAKKAHMNYRTYQEKLKEKKAVKDADKEKEHKGDSLKKKKQKEQKERKAKRKKSVPSIWPAGQVGKFRNGTLILQSRDIKKIKSSKVSK is encoded by the exons ATGGGACCGCGGGAGCCGCGCCACCGGCTGGAGGCGGTGCTCGGCGCCCTCTACGACCTGG GTGAGGAGCCCGGTGGTGGCCGGCGCGCTGCAGAGGACGGCGAAGCGAGAGCTGTGCCGCCGACAgtggaggaagaagaggaggagcaaGAGGAGAGACGGGAGCCGcagccggcggcggcgggcgggcggcgcggcgccCGCGGCTTCTTCGGGGAGCTGCGGGCCGAGTTGAGCGCCGCCGGCCCTGCCCCGCCGGCCCCCGCCGGCCCGCCCGCCGTGGAGGTGGTGGTGTTCcgcgggaggaagaggaaggagcgGCACGGCCCCTCGGCAGCCCCCGCCGGCCCAGCACAG ACCCAAATAGtgaatgaagagaaaaatgcacTCAGACAAGAATTTAACTTTGAAAAG GCTCGCCTGGAAGTGCACAAGTTTGGAATCACTGGCTACAAGAAGCAGGAGCAACGTGTTTGGGAACAGGAGCGTGCTATCATGCTGGGAGCCAAG CCCGCCAAAAAGGCACATATGAACTACAGGACTTACcaagagaaactgaaagagaaaaaagcagtgaaagatGCTGATAAGGAAAAG GAACATAAAGGTGATTCTCTtaagaagaagaagcagaaagaacaGAAGGAGAG GAAGGCCAAGAGGAAGAAATCAGTGCCTAGCATTTGGCCTGCAGGACAAGTTGGAAAATTTAGAAATGGGACCTTGATTCTGCAAAGCCGTgacataaagaaaattaaatcatcTAAAGTTAGCAAATGA